In Oncorhynchus kisutch isolate 150728-3 unplaced genomic scaffold, Okis_V2 scaffold719, whole genome shotgun sequence, one DNA window encodes the following:
- the tmem192 gene encoding transmembrane protein 192 — MESEGMSHHAVSSSVDVSQSVEEDPLVDGPLISHDALQSAIRREFTTLPTHCPAVLLLLLQVVYVSLSVCVAVVCVLEVGREECVRVLGNVRGQSVVVIGKVFVWLCVLLFGVCVQHHHSRVRSRGYLRFYRDNRTLKHLPFLIHSAGNTAVLVVMSADLPEAAHLPVYLLLGILGLELLVSLPCLIIYTVRVVRFNRDRAGPDISQEEPSKSYNTTETGFREGSSLEEVVEKQADLIDYLKQHNTLLSKRLLNMTVQH, encoded by the exons ATGGAATCGGAAGGGATGTCGCACCATGCA gtcaGTTCATCAGTAGATGTGTCTCAGAGTGTTGAGGAGGACCCTTTAGTGGACGGACCGCTGATCTCCCATGATGCCCTGCAGTCTGCTATCAGGAGAGAATTCACAACTCTCCCCACgcactgtcctgctgtcctgctgctgctgctgcag gtggtgtatgtgtctctgagtgtgtgtgttgctgtagtgtgtgtgttggaggttgGCCGGGAGGAGTGTGTCCGTGTGTTGGGTAATGTTCGGGGGCAGAGTGTGGTGGTGATTGGGAAGGtgtttgtgtggctgtgtgtgttgttgtttggtgtgtgtgttcagcatcACCACAGCCGAGTGAGGAGCAGAGGATACCTCCGTTTCTACAGAGACAACCGCACCCTGAAACACCTGCCCTTCCTCATCCACTCTGCAG ggaacaCGGCGGTGTTGGTGGTCATGTCAGCTGATCTGCCAGAGGCGGCTCATCTTCCTGTTTATCTGCTGCTAGGGATTCTGGGACTGGAGCTCCTGGTCTCTCTGCCTTGTCTGATCATCTACACAg TCAGGGTGGTGAGAttcaacagagacagagctggtCCAGATATCAGTCAGGAGGAACCATCTAAATCCTACAACACTACTGAGACTGGCTtcag AGAGGGCTCCAGTCTGGAGGAGGTAGTGGAGAAACAAGCAGATCTCATCGACTACCTGAAGCAACACAACACCTTACTGAGCAAGAGACTGCTCAACATGACTGTACAGCACtga